One window of Deltaproteobacteria bacterium genomic DNA carries:
- a CDS encoding glutathionylspermidine synthase family protein, giving the protein MKRVSTAPRPDWQQKVEALGLIYHHTGDQPYWNEAAYYSFETKEIDRIELATNELHEMCLQAAQHIIDKNRFDELAIPPQAVPIIKQAWEDEPPALYGRFDLAYDGDHLKLLEYNADTPTALLEAAVVQWHWLEERFPGADQFNSIHEKLLAKWQELRAVVNRCVKRY; this is encoded by the coding sequence ATGAAAAGAGTATCCACGGCGCCCCGCCCAGATTGGCAACAAAAGGTCGAAGCTCTGGGCCTGATCTATCATCACACCGGTGACCAGCCCTATTGGAACGAGGCGGCCTATTATTCGTTCGAAACCAAAGAAATCGATCGCATCGAATTAGCGACTAACGAGCTGCATGAAATGTGCTTGCAAGCGGCGCAGCACATCATCGACAAAAATCGCTTTGACGAGTTGGCCATCCCGCCGCAAGCGGTGCCGATCATCAAGCAAGCCTGGGAAGACGAACCGCCGGCGCTCTACGGCCGCTTCGATCTCGCCTACGACGGCGATCACTTAAAACTGCTCGAGTACAACGCCGACACACCGACGGCCCTGCTCGAAGCCGCGGTGGTCCAGTGGCACTGGCTTGAAGAGCGTTTTCCAGGCGCCGATCAATTCAACTCGATCCATGAAAAATTGTTGGCCAAATGGCAGGAGCTAAGAGCCGTTGTCAATAGGTGTGTAAA